Proteins encoded in a region of the Strix uralensis isolate ZFMK-TIS-50842 chromosome Z, bStrUra1, whole genome shotgun sequence genome:
- the TRIM23 gene encoding E3 ubiquitin-protein ligase TRIM23, producing MSALGVNKVGAGAGLDSSRGSGGSGRGPAGATVKVLECGVCEDVFSLQGDKVPRLLLCGHTVCHDCLTRLPLHGRAVRCPFDRQVTELGDSGVWGLKKNFALLELLERLQNGPAGQCGTVEEAIGLSGESSIRCDEDEAHVASVYCTVCATHLCADCSQLTHSTKTLAKHRRVPLADKPHEKTMCSQHQVHAIEFVCLEEGCQASPLMCCVCKEYGKHQGHKHSVLEPEANQIRASILDMAHCIRTFTEEISDYSRKLVGIVQHIEGGEQIVEDGVGMAHTEHVPGTAENARSCVRAYFSDLHETLCRQEEMALSVVDAHVREKLIWLRQQQEDMTILLSQVSTACLHCEKTLQQDDCRVVLARQEITRLLETLQKQQQQFTELADHVQLDASIPVTFTKDNRVHIGPKMEIRVVTLGLDGAGKTTILFKLKQDEFMQPIPTIGFNVETVEYKNLKFTIWDVGGKHKLRPLWKHYYLNTQAVVFVVDSSHRDRVSEAHSELAKLLTEKELRDALLLIFANKQDVAGALSVEEITELLSLHKLCCGRSWYIQGCDARSGTGLYEGLDWLSRQLVAAGVLDVA from the exons ATGTCGGCCCTAGGTGTAAACAAGGTCGGGGCTGGTGCCGGGCTGGACAGCAGCCGGGGGTCCGGTGGTagcggccgcggcccggcgggcGCCACAGTGAAG GTTCTTGAGTGTGGAGTCTGTGaagatgtgttttctttgcaAGGTGACAAAGTTCCCCGGCTGCTTTTGTGTGGCCACACTGTCTGCCATGACTGTCTTACCCGGCTTCCCCTTCATGGAAGAGCAGTTCGTTGTCCTTTTGATCGACAAGTTACTGAACTAG GAGATTCCGGTGTCTGGGGCTTGAAAAAGAATTTTGCTTTGTTGGAACTCTTGGAACGGTTGCAGAATGGACCTGCTGGGCAGTGTGGGACAGTAGAAGAAGCCATTGGTCTATCTGGAGAG agTAGCATTCGTTGCGATGAAGATGAAGCCCACGTTGCATCTGTATATTGCACTGTCTGTGCCACTCACCTGTGTGCAGATTGTTCCCAGCTTACTCATTCTACAAAGACACTAGCGAAACACAGGCGTGTACCTCTTGCTGATAAGCCTCATGAGAAGACCATGTGCTCCCAACACCAAGTGCATGCTATTGAGTTTGTTTGTTTAGAAGAGGGCTGTCAGGCGAGTCCTCTTATGTGTTGTGTCTGCAAAGAGTACGGAAAGCATCAAGGTCATAAG CATTCTGTCTTGGAACCAGAAGCAAACCAGATTCGTGCATCCATTTTAGACATGGCCCACTGTATAAGaactttcacagaagaaatctcAGATTATTCCAGAAAATTAGTTGGAATTGTTCAGCATATAGAAGGAGGAGAACAAATAGTTGAAGATGGAGTTGGAATGGCCCATACTGAACAT GTACCAGGGACTGCAGAGAACGCTCGCTCATGTGTCCGAGCCTATTTTTCTGATCTTCATGAAACCCTTTGTCGTCAGGAGGAAATGGCTCTTAGTGTTGTTGATGCTCATGTGAGAGAGAAGTTGATATGGCTTAGGCAACAGCAAGAAGACATGACCATCCTATTGTCACAGGTTTCAACAGCTTGCCTTCATTGTGAAAAGACTTTACAACAG GATGACTGCAGAGTAGTGTTGGCCAGACAGGAAATTACAAGATTGCTAGAGACattacagaaacagcagcagcaatttaCGGAACTTGCAGATCATGTACAGCTGGATGCTAGCATACCTGTCACTTTTACAAAG GACAACAGGGTACATATTGGACCAAAAATGGAAATTCGGGTTGTCACTCTAGGATTAGATGGAGCTGGCAAAACAACTATTTTGTTTAAGTTAAAGCAAGATGAATTCATGCAACCAATTCCAACAATAG gTTTTAATGTTGAAACAGTAGAATACAAGAATTTGAAGTTTACTATTTGGGATGTAGGAGGGAAGCACAAATTGAGGCCCTTGTGGAAACATTATTATCTCAATACACAAG CGGTGGTGTTTGTTGTTGATAGCAGTCACAGAGACAGAGTCAGTGAAGCACACAGTGAACTTGCAAAATTATTAACAGAGAAGGAGTTGCGGGATGCCTTGCTCTTGATCTTTGCTAATAAACAG GATGTAGCAGGTGCGCTTTCAGTGGAAGAAATCACAGAACTGCTGAGTCTCCACAAACTCTGCTGTGGCCGTAGCTGGTATATTCAGGGTTGTGATGCCCGAAGTGGTACAGGACTTTATGAAGGATTGGACTGGCTTTCAAGGCAGTTAGTGGCTGCTGGTGTCCTGGATGTGGCTTAA
- the SHLD3 gene encoding shieldin complex subunit 3, with protein MEVVLHYRPPQRDLIKLQKFAEAAVEEFPIRQLPRFTPWFPNDLHRLPLKPKKSPPVISCEEAEELKQLFTPSEYVTGSPDYDCTKDLLEFQTKLKHGQTLIQAQTVHRPINLENPGESPPNGQQKLKRSWSVSLPSPKLKEKILPLSQELQNNLERLKLHAFYRAKWTIEQSICNNQNLEDIWIKLNRLIKQNELPSCNATIQRSVGQIWIFCDILYCEYVRNILREKLNLTDKMNLLVHKFGIIFSL; from the coding sequence ATGGAAGTGGTCTTGCATTATCGACCACCTCAGAGAGATCTAATAAAACTGCAGAAatttgcagaagcagcagtggaggAGTTTCCCATTCGCCAGTTACCAAGATTTACACCCTGGTTTCCAAATGATTTACACAGACTTCCCCTCAAACCAAAAAAGAGTCCACCTGTTATTTCTTGTGAGGAAGCAGAAGAATTGAAACAACTTTTTACACCTTCAGAATATGTTACAGGATCTCCTGATTATGACTGCACAAAAGATCTCCTTGAGTTTCAGACTAAGCTGAAACATGGGCAGACTTTAATCCAAGCACAAACTGTTCACAGACCAATTAACTTGGAGAATCCAGGAGAATCACCACCTAATGGACAACAAAAATTGAAAAGGTCTTGGAGTGTCTCTCTCCCTAGCCCTAAGCTTAAAGAAAAGATTCTTCCTTTATCTCaagaactgcaaaataatttGGAAAGACTAAAGCTGCATGCATTTTATAGAGCAAAGTGGACAATTGAACAGTCTATTTGTAATAATCAGAATTTGGAGGACATCTGGATAAAATTGAATAGACTCATCAAGCAGAACGAATTGCCATCTTGCAATGCTACTATCCAAAGATCTGTGGGACAGATATGGATTTTCTGTGATATACTATACTGTGAATATGTTAGAAATATTCTTAGGGAAAAGCTCAACCTTACTGATAAAATGAATTTGCTTGTACATAAATTTGGAATTATATTTAGTTTATAA